Part of the Actinomycetota bacterium genome is shown below.
CGGGGGCTGCTCCGTTAGGTGGGCGAGGGACCGAGCGTCGGCGTACGAGGGTAACCAGCGCTGGAGTCAGAACGAGCGTCGCGACTCCGAGGTTCCGTGGCACCCTTGTCCGCCGTGCAACGTCTCCTGTGGTCCGCCCTCGCCGCCGTCCTGGCGTCGGCCTGTTCGGCTGTCGGACCCGAGGCGGTGCCCACCCCGACGCCGACGGCGACCGTCGAGCCGTTGCGCGTCGGCACCTCGCCGGAACACGAGGCCCAGCTCCTGGGGCACACCCTCGTCGCCCTGCTCGAGGACGCGGGGTTGCCGGCGACCGTCGAGACCTTCGACGGGGCGACGGACGCGCGGCAAGCGCTGGAGCTGGGTGTCATCGACGTGCTCCCCGGGTACACCGGTGCGGCCTGGCTGGAGGTGCTGGGTCGCCCCGATCCACCTGGCGATCCGCGCACCTCCTACCGGCGCGTGCGGCAGGACGACGCCGACGGAGGCGTGGTGTGGTTGCGGCCGCGCTTCGCTCTCGAGGAGGGTCTGCACCTCCCCCCCGCCAACGCCACGTTCGCCTTCTTCGTCCAAGGACCGCCCTCGATGATGGCGTCGCTGACGACGATGTCGCAACTCGCCGCGCGGTTGGGGGAGGAGCCCGGTGCACTGCTCTGCGTCGATCCCGAGTTCGCGGAGCGCTCCGATGGGCTCGAGGCGGTGCTCGATGCCTACGCCATCGCCGACGTGCGGTCGGCACCGGCGCCTCCCGATGAGGCCATCGCCGGTGTCGGGTCGGGGGAGTGCCTCGCGGGTCTGGCGACCGCCACCGACGGCGCTGCCTGGCGTGCGGGACTGCGGCCCTTGATCGACGACCTGCGCGTGTTCCCGGCGTTCGTCGTGACCGTCCAGGTCCCCGACGGTCTGCGCGTCTCGCGTCCGGACGTGGTGACGGCGATCACGCCGTTCACGGACCACCTCACCACGGAACGGCTGGGGCGCTGGAACGCCAAGGTCGTCGCCGGTGCCGACGTCGAACAGGTGGCCGCGGACGCGGCCCGGCGCCTCGCGGAGCTTGCCGAGATCGCAGGGCCGCAGACGACAGCGGACGGTGGTTGACCGTCGCGGTTGACCACCACCGGGTCGGCGAGTACGGTCTCGAACACATGTTCGGTCAGGCCACGATCGAGACACTTGCTCCGTGACCAAGCGCTACCGAGAACAGCTCGAGGACGTCGAACTGGCGCCCGACGGTGTGACCCCTGCCGGGTTCCGCTGGCGTGGTCGCTGCTACCGCGTGGAACGCGTCCTCGGGCACTGGCGCGAGGACCCAGGGTGGTGGCGCCGCCCCGATGGCGAACCTATCCGCATCGAGCAGGCCGACCTCTGGCGGGTCGAGGCCCGCAACGGGGTGCCCGGCCACGGGGTGTACGAGCTGGTCCAGCGCGCCGATGCCGGCTGGCGGCTCGAACGGGTCTGGGACTGACCCACTCCGAGCAGGAGGCGCAGGGGGCCGCGTCGAAGCTCCCTTCTGGCATCCCTCGGCCATCCTGGAGGCAGTCCGTGCACGCACATCCGCGCCTCAGCGAGATCGCAGCCCTCGTGACCACGCTGCTCGTCCTCGCGAGCGCCCTCGTGGCACTCACGATCGGCGGTGACGGCCTCACCGCTCCCGAGCGCCATTTGGCCGCCCAACGCCCCGTCGGTGAACCCGCCTCCGACTGGTTCCTCAGCGCACGCGGCGGCGCCGACCTCGATCCTGCCGCCGGGACCCGAGCCCGAGCCGAGGCCGCTGACGCCCGACACCGCACCGCGGCGACGGACCCCGCGCTCGCCGAAGCGCCCTGGACCTGGCTCGGCCCCCAGAACATCGGTGGTCGTGTCCTCGACATCGCCCTCGATCCGGCCGGTACCGACACCGTCTACGTCGCCACGGCTGGCGGCGGCGTGTGGAAGAGCACCGACGCCGGCGTCACGCTCGCTCCCAGCTGGCCGGATGTCGCACCGCAGGCGGTCGCAGCCATCGCGGCGGCGCCGGACGAGACCCTCTACGCCGGGACCGGCGAGCCGCCACCCGGTGGGGGATCGATCACCTGGGCTGGCGACGGCATCTACCGCTCCACGGACGGGGCGCAGACCTGGGAGAACATCGGACTGTCCGACTCGGGCACGATCAGCGAGATCGTCGTCGACTCCCGCGGCACGATCTGGGTGGCGTCGATGGGCCACGGCTTCGCCGAAGGTGGCGAGCGCGGGCTGTACCGCTCCGACGACGGCGGCGAGAGCTGGACCGTCGCGCTGGAGGCGCCCAACGGGCGGACCGGCGCCAGCGATATCGCCATCGACCCGGCCGATCCCGATCACCTCTTCGTGACGATGTGGCAGCGGATCCGCCTGCCCGACCGACGGCTGTACGGCGGCCCCGGCTCGACCGTGTGGGAGTCGCACGACGGCGGGGCGACCTGGGAGTCGGTCGATGCCATCACCG
Proteins encoded:
- a CDS encoding nucleotidyltransferase — translated: MAPDGVTPAGFRWRGRCYRVERVLGHWREDPGWWRRPDGEPIRIEQADLWRVEARNGVPGHGVYELVQRADAGWRLERVWD